In Amycolatopsis methanolica 239, a single genomic region encodes these proteins:
- a CDS encoding molybdopterin-dependent oxidoreductase, translating into MRLRPSTSHWGAFSAGLDENGRLQVAAHPEDPAPSPLLGNLPSALTDPNRVAAPAIRRGWLERGPGPDPKRGHEDFVEVSWDEALDLLSAELRRVRADHGNEAIYGGSYGWASAGRFHHAQSQLHRFLNVFGGFTSSRNTYSNGTSSVVLPHIVGTANDVLRNGSSWPTIVANTELLVAFGGVPEKNVFVTPGGVTRHHTPGFLAQLADRDVEVALISPLRADLPQRLAAQWYPVRPATDTALMLALAHTLAAEGLHDRHFLDRYCTGYDAFERYLFGADDGTVKDADWASALTGISAADIVDLARRMAAHRTFITVTWSLQRIEHGEQPVWAAIALAAMLGQIGLPGGGFGHGYGSMGDSGDIGPNFQVPYLPQGINPVKQFIPVARIADMLLNPGTRYQYDGAERTYPDIRLVYWAGGNPFHHHQDLNRLREAFARPDTVVVHEPFWTATARHADIVLPTTTALEREDFGSGRRDTHLVAMHRIAEPRGQARDDYAILAGLAARLGIEERFTEGRTAREWLEHLYGTWRQRLAGKGIFVPSFEDFWEEGGFRLPNTETDRTLWAEFRADPVANRLATPSGRIEIVSETVASFGYDDCPGHPAWLEPVEWSGGERAARFPLVLIANQPHTRLHGQLDGGAVSQAAKVAGREAVRLHPDDAGPRGINDGDVVRIFNDRGACLAGAVLCMDLRPGVAQLPTGAWFDPAGSLCVHGNPNVLTADVPSSQLSQGCTGQHVLVEIERFAGEPPGVVVNRPPVISRGREM; encoded by the coding sequence ATGCGCTTGCGGCCGAGCACCTCGCACTGGGGAGCCTTCTCAGCCGGACTCGACGAGAACGGGCGCCTCCAGGTCGCCGCGCACCCCGAAGACCCGGCGCCGTCACCCTTACTCGGCAACCTGCCGAGCGCTTTGACGGACCCCAACCGGGTCGCTGCGCCCGCGATCCGGCGGGGGTGGTTGGAGCGCGGGCCGGGTCCGGATCCGAAACGCGGTCACGAGGACTTCGTCGAGGTCAGCTGGGACGAGGCCCTCGATCTGCTCTCGGCCGAGCTCCGACGGGTCCGGGCCGACCACGGGAACGAGGCGATCTACGGCGGCTCCTACGGCTGGGCGAGCGCCGGCCGCTTTCACCACGCCCAGAGCCAGTTGCACCGGTTCCTCAACGTCTTCGGTGGTTTCACCTCCTCTCGCAACACCTACAGCAACGGCACCAGCTCGGTGGTGCTGCCACACATCGTCGGCACCGCCAACGATGTCCTGCGCAATGGTTCGAGCTGGCCGACGATCGTGGCGAACACCGAACTCCTCGTGGCGTTCGGCGGAGTCCCCGAGAAGAACGTCTTCGTCACTCCCGGCGGAGTCACCCGGCACCACACCCCCGGGTTCCTCGCCCAGCTCGCCGACCGGGACGTCGAGGTCGCCCTGATCAGCCCACTCCGCGCTGATCTCCCGCAACGGCTGGCCGCGCAGTGGTACCCCGTCCGCCCCGCGACGGACACCGCACTCATGCTCGCGCTCGCGCATACCCTCGCCGCAGAAGGTTTGCACGACCGCCACTTCCTCGACCGTTATTGCACCGGTTACGACGCGTTCGAGCGCTACCTCTTCGGCGCCGACGACGGAACCGTCAAGGACGCCGACTGGGCCAGTGCCCTGACCGGCATATCGGCCGCGGATATCGTCGACCTCGCCCGACGCATGGCCGCCCACCGCACCTTCATCACTGTCACCTGGAGCCTCCAGCGCATCGAGCACGGTGAGCAACCCGTGTGGGCAGCCATCGCCCTCGCCGCCATGCTCGGTCAGATAGGGCTACCCGGGGGCGGCTTCGGCCATGGGTATGGCTCCATGGGAGACAGCGGCGACATCGGTCCGAACTTCCAGGTGCCCTACCTGCCCCAGGGGATCAACCCGGTCAAGCAGTTCATCCCGGTGGCCCGGATCGCGGACATGCTCCTCAATCCCGGCACCCGCTACCAGTACGACGGTGCGGAACGCACCTATCCGGACATCCGCCTCGTGTACTGGGCCGGTGGCAACCCCTTCCACCACCACCAGGACCTGAACCGCCTGCGAGAAGCGTTCGCCCGGCCCGACACCGTCGTCGTGCACGAACCCTTCTGGACCGCCACCGCGCGGCACGCCGACATCGTTCTGCCCACCACCACAGCACTGGAGCGTGAAGACTTCGGATCCGGCCGCCGTGACACCCACCTCGTCGCGATGCACCGGATCGCCGAACCCCGGGGACAGGCCCGGGACGACTACGCGATCCTCGCCGGACTGGCTGCCCGGTTGGGGATCGAGGAGCGGTTCACCGAGGGCCGCACGGCACGCGAGTGGCTCGAGCACCTCTACGGCACCTGGCGACAGCGCCTGGCTGGCAAGGGAATCTTCGTACCGTCCTTCGAGGATTTCTGGGAGGAGGGCGGCTTCCGGTTGCCGAACACGGAGACCGACCGGACGCTCTGGGCCGAATTCCGGGCCGACCCCGTAGCCAACCGGCTCGCAACCCCGAGCGGCCGGATCGAGATCGTCTCCGAGACAGTGGCTTCGTTCGGCTACGACGACTGCCCTGGTCATCCGGCCTGGCTGGAACCGGTGGAATGGTCCGGCGGCGAGCGGGCGGCTCGCTTCCCGTTGGTTCTCATCGCGAATCAGCCCCACACCCGGCTGCACGGTCAGCTCGACGGCGGTGCGGTCAGCCAGGCGGCGAAGGTCGCCGGCCGCGAGGCCGTGCGCCTGCATCCCGACGACGCGGGCCCGCGCGGGATCAACGACGGAGACGTCGTCCGGATATTCAACGACCGGGGCGCTTGTCTGGCTGGAGCCGTGCTCTGCATGGATCTTCGCCCTGGCGTGGCACAGCTGCCGACCGGCGCGTGGTTCGATCCGGCGGGATCCCTGTGCGTGCACGGCAACCCCAACGTGCTCACCGCGGACGTCCCGTCGTCACAACTGTCCCAAGGGTGCACGGGGCAGCACGTGCTGGTCGAAATCGAGCGTTTCGCGGGTGAACCACCTGGCGTTGTCGTGAACCGGCCACCGGTCATCTCGCGCGGACGCGAGATGTAG
- a CDS encoding rhodanese-like domain-containing protein: MRYVIIGAGAVGSTVAAQLQLAGLPVVLIARGEHGAKIREQGLRYFRPSGEQLVRLPVAGNAEEVELASSDVLVVATKTQDTEAVLQEWSWRPAGSGLAAELPVVMLQNGLENERAALRRFATVFGASLWMPASYIDPGEVSAQGAELPGVLWLGQFPSGDDPRLSTIASDLRTAGFGVQIVPDLLRWKTGKLLANLGNAVDALFGHDERTASLNRDLRAEGRRVLAAAGIEPVDLREASEIDTSAANPAEIPGRPRAGSSTRQSLARGAGSVEGDYLNGEIVLLGRLHGVPTPFNTAVQRRLALAASRGEAPGSADPLELDLPRPPVLISADELQRQLDSSAPPVLLDVRWALGDPNGHRHYLDGHLPGAVYVDLDTELAAPPSPAEGRHPLPDLDALQSAARRWGIREGSSVVAYDNSGNLAAARAWWLLRWAGVADVRLLDGGLAAWGDRPLETGFGRNPEPGDIVLKPGHLPVLTIDEAAALPGKGTLFDARAGERYRGEQEPIDPRAGHVPGAVSAPTGENLTAEGRFHSPEQLAARFRELGAAEGPVGVYCGSGVTAAHEIAALAIAGIDAALYPGSWSQWSNQPDRPAVTGPNP; encoded by the coding sequence TCGTGCTCATCGCGCGCGGCGAGCACGGCGCCAAGATCCGCGAGCAGGGGCTCCGATACTTCCGGCCCAGCGGCGAGCAGCTCGTGCGGCTGCCCGTCGCCGGGAACGCCGAGGAGGTCGAACTCGCCTCGTCGGACGTCCTCGTCGTGGCCACCAAGACCCAGGACACCGAGGCGGTCCTCCAGGAGTGGTCGTGGCGCCCGGCCGGCTCCGGCCTCGCCGCCGAGCTGCCGGTTGTGATGCTGCAGAACGGCCTCGAGAACGAGCGCGCGGCGCTGCGCCGTTTCGCCACCGTGTTCGGCGCGTCGCTGTGGATGCCGGCGTCCTACATCGACCCGGGCGAGGTCAGCGCACAGGGCGCCGAGCTCCCGGGCGTCCTGTGGCTGGGACAGTTCCCGTCCGGTGACGACCCGCGCCTCAGCACGATCGCGTCTGACCTGCGCACGGCCGGCTTCGGTGTCCAGATCGTGCCCGACCTGCTGCGCTGGAAGACGGGCAAGCTCCTCGCCAACCTGGGCAACGCCGTCGACGCGCTCTTCGGACACGACGAACGCACGGCGTCGTTGAACCGGGACCTGCGAGCCGAGGGACGTCGAGTGCTGGCCGCGGCGGGGATCGAACCGGTCGATCTACGCGAAGCGTCCGAAATAGACACCTCCGCCGCGAACCCGGCCGAGATCCCTGGACGTCCGCGAGCCGGAAGCTCGACCCGGCAGAGTCTTGCCCGAGGCGCCGGATCCGTCGAAGGCGATTACCTCAACGGTGAGATCGTCCTGCTCGGACGGTTGCACGGCGTTCCGACGCCGTTCAACACCGCGGTGCAGCGCCGCCTCGCGCTGGCCGCCTCCCGTGGCGAAGCGCCAGGCTCGGCCGACCCGTTGGAACTCGACCTGCCCCGGCCGCCGGTCCTGATCAGCGCCGACGAACTCCAGCGGCAGCTCGACTCGTCCGCCCCACCCGTCCTGCTGGACGTGCGCTGGGCACTGGGCGACCCGAACGGGCACCGCCACTACCTCGACGGTCATCTGCCGGGCGCGGTGTACGTGGACCTCGACACCGAACTGGCCGCACCGCCGTCCCCCGCCGAGGGACGTCACCCCCTGCCGGACCTCGACGCTCTCCAGTCCGCCGCCCGCCGCTGGGGTATCCGCGAGGGCTCGTCCGTCGTCGCCTACGACAACAGCGGAAATCTGGCCGCCGCTCGCGCCTGGTGGCTGCTCCGCTGGGCGGGGGTCGCGGACGTCCGGCTCCTCGACGGCGGACTTGCCGCTTGGGGCGACAGGCCTCTGGAAACCGGTTTCGGCCGGAACCCCGAGCCGGGCGACATCGTCCTCAAGCCGGGTCACTTGCCTGTCCTCACCATTGACGAGGCAGCCGCGCTGCCCGGCAAGGGCACGCTGTTCGACGCTCGGGCCGGTGAGCGCTACCGGGGCGAGCAGGAGCCGATCGACCCGCGCGCCGGCCACGTTCCCGGTGCCGTCAGTGCGCCGACGGGCGAAAACCTCACTGCCGAGGGCCGGTTCCACTCGCCCGAGCAGCTCGCCGCCCGCTTCCGCGAGCTGGGCGCAGCCGAAGGCCCGGTCGGGGTGTATTGCGGCTCCGGTGTGACTGCAGCTCACGAAATCGCGGCTCTCGCCATCGCCGGCATCGACGCCGCCCTGTACCCCGGTTCGTGGTCGCAGTGGTCGAACCAGCCCGACCGCCCCGCGGTGACCGGCCCGAACCCGTAG